In Microbulbifer sp. GL-2, the following are encoded in one genomic region:
- a CDS encoding SMR family transporter, giving the protein MKNWLFLGVAIIAEVVATSSLKASEGFTKVWPSLLVVLGYGVAFYFLSLTLKSIPVGIAYAIWSGLGIVLISLVAWLMFGQKLDFASIIGMTLIVAGVVVINLFSKVSAH; this is encoded by the coding sequence GTGAAAAATTGGTTGTTTCTTGGTGTTGCAATTATTGCTGAAGTGGTAGCGACCTCAAGTTTGAAAGCAAGTGAAGGGTTTACAAAGGTCTGGCCTAGTCTACTTGTTGTTCTGGGGTACGGTGTAGCTTTCTACTTTCTATCACTCACACTAAAGTCGATTCCTGTTGGCATTGCATACGCAATCTGGTCTGGCTTGGGTATTGTGTTGATTTCATTAGTGGCCTGGTTGATGTTTGGGCAAAAGCTGGATTTTGCAAGCATAATTGGCATGACGCTGATAGTCGCTGGCGTAGTAGTTATCAACCTATTTTCAAAAGTCAGCGCCCACTAG
- a CDS encoding glycosyl hydrolase family 18 protein — MLRYKTIKVMVAFGFSVVSNFSFANEMVNPDGGLVVGYWHNWCNGAGYSGGNSPCVSLEEINPMYNVVNVSFMRVESLSGDRIPTFKLNPNIGLSESEFISQVDKLNEQGRAVLIALGGANAHIALRAGDEKSFAEELIRITELYGFDGLDIDLEQAAIEASDNQTVIPAALRIVKDHYRAQGKNFQITMAPEFPYLTQGGKYIPYIENLEGYYDWINPQFYNQGGDGIWVDGIGWIAQNNDALKRDFVYYMSDSLANGTRGFHKIAHNKLVFGIPANIDAAATGFIQNPQDLYLAFDQLAADGQPLRGVMTWSVNWDLGTNASGQPYREQFIKDYGPYIHGQKPTPPTNGEPTIIGIEDIRVVQGSFFDPMLGVTATDSEDGDLTFAVTIDGQVDTSTIGNYTLTYRVRDSDNNVTSKVRTVEVHNNTCAVAWDVNSVYIAGERVFHKGKLWQAGWWTLGEEPGTTGQWGVWRELNDDDCS, encoded by the coding sequence ATGTTAAGATATAAAACAATAAAAGTGATGGTTGCTTTTGGTTTTTCTGTGGTTTCTAATTTTTCATTTGCAAATGAAATGGTTAATCCAGATGGAGGTTTAGTAGTTGGTTATTGGCATAACTGGTGTAATGGAGCTGGATATTCAGGCGGAAATTCACCTTGTGTCTCCTTGGAAGAAATTAACCCGATGTATAATGTTGTTAATGTATCCTTCATGAGAGTAGAGAGTTTATCAGGCGATAGAATTCCAACTTTTAAGTTAAACCCTAATATAGGTCTTTCTGAATCAGAGTTTATCAGTCAAGTTGACAAGTTGAACGAGCAAGGTCGTGCGGTATTAATTGCACTGGGTGGTGCGAACGCTCATATAGCATTGAGAGCGGGCGATGAAAAATCCTTTGCTGAGGAGCTTATCCGTATAACAGAGCTTTATGGTTTTGATGGATTAGATATTGACCTTGAACAGGCTGCAATTGAAGCTTCTGATAACCAGACAGTTATTCCGGCAGCGTTACGCATTGTTAAAGACCACTATCGGGCACAAGGTAAAAATTTCCAAATTACAATGGCTCCGGAGTTTCCTTACTTGACTCAGGGCGGTAAATATATTCCATACATTGAAAACCTTGAAGGCTATTATGACTGGATAAACCCTCAGTTTTATAATCAAGGCGGCGATGGCATATGGGTCGATGGTATTGGTTGGATTGCACAGAATAACGATGCACTAAAACGGGACTTTGTCTATTATATGTCAGACTCGCTTGCAAACGGCACTCGTGGGTTCCATAAAATTGCACACAATAAGTTGGTATTTGGTATACCAGCCAATATCGATGCAGCAGCCACTGGATTTATTCAAAACCCTCAAGATCTCTACCTCGCCTTTGATCAACTCGCGGCGGATGGTCAGCCTTTACGAGGTGTGATGACATGGTCAGTTAACTGGGATCTGGGGACTAATGCATCAGGGCAACCCTATCGAGAACAATTCATAAAAGATTATGGCCCTTATATTCACGGTCAGAAACCGACACCGCCGACCAATGGTGAGCCAACAATTATTGGAATAGAAGATATCAGGGTAGTGCAGGGCTCATTCTTTGATCCCATGCTTGGAGTAACAGCAACTGATTCTGAGGATGGAGATTTGACCTTTGCCGTTACGATTGATGGTCAGGTCGACACTTCAACTATAGGGAACTATACATTGACGTATCGAGTGCGAGACAGTGATAACAATGTTACATCCAAAGTTAGGACTGTTGAAGTTCATAATAATACTTGTGCAGTTGCGTGGGATGTGAACTCAGTCTATATTGCTGGTGAGCGAGTATTTCATAAAGGCAAACTGTGGCAAGCTGGTTGGTGGACGCTTGGTGAAGAGCCTGGTACCACTGGTCAGTGGGGCGTCTGGCGAGAATTAAATGACGACGATTGTAGTTGA
- a CDS encoding glycoside hydrolase family 9 protein, protein MKLYKISACISIGVTALYGNIAEAITVNYGEALQKSIYFYEAQQSGVLPSWNRVEWRGNSTLDDGADNDVDLSGGWYDAGDHVKFGFPMASAATMLAWGVVDYPQAYSQSGQMQHIKNNLRYIADYFVKAHPSANIFYGQVGTGSGDHAWWGPVEVIHATSRSASERPSFSLSPTCPGSDLAGETAAALSAIAMVFTDDDPNYSAQLINHAKELYTFAKTYPGKYSDCITDASGFYNSWSGYKDELVWSAIWLHRATGDQSYLDSAIANYENLSNEGQSSVKAYKWTHAWDDKSYGSYVLIAALTDDSVYREDAERWLDYWTTGVNGERVNYTPGGLAQLDTWGATRYAANTSFVALFYSDYLKRLQPDNPRAKIYYDFAVGQMKYIMGDNPNKIPYQIGIAPNGPKNPHHRTAHGSWSDSLQFPVESRHLLIGALVGGPGSGDAYEDDRGDYIANEVATDYNAGFTSALARLYLDFGGNPIPESEFPPKETRDLEYYVEAKVNSSGPRYIEIGSLVHNHSAWPAKVITDLKFRYWVDLSTEFSLGYSLNDITVSTGFSQAATISPLKPWGNPEDDIYYTEVSFNGIKIFPGGQSESKKEVQFRISLPTNNNQPEWDNEGDPSWDSYGNSHVQAPKIALYSGEQLVWGEEPSAPCGGSTGINCPPTAQDVNVDTFYQTEVEIMFNADDVDGQVVSFNSGFPGNGTLSGTGASRLYTPDETFFGQDSFTYSAVDNQGRISNTATVTINVEEPIIPAVSIVSPADGSEVYTNRNFMINFNMSNAYAVNIIVNGAQVATGVTGPSSLITSPTTIGSFLVEVLAVDEQGNYVGASDSIMLNAVEPPPNTPPVADFSEETKGLTVIFDGSTSSDADGDILIYQWDFGDNTIGSGENVEHTYVSEGQYNVILTVSDGIDSHTTKRMISVTAPPASATCDYSIESDWNSGFVAKVNITNKTSESINGWEVSWKLPTDFGLSNAWSATVIGSNPYSATPLDWNLTIEPGQSVEFGFQGTKSVDLPVPQFELTGDVCQ, encoded by the coding sequence ATGAAGCTATATAAAATATCAGCCTGTATTTCCATCGGCGTTACCGCCCTTTATGGCAATATCGCTGAAGCAATTACAGTGAATTATGGTGAAGCATTACAAAAATCCATTTACTTCTATGAAGCACAACAATCGGGTGTGCTTCCGTCTTGGAATCGGGTGGAATGGCGCGGTAATTCTACGTTAGATGATGGGGCAGATAATGATGTCGATTTATCCGGAGGTTGGTATGACGCTGGCGATCATGTAAAGTTTGGATTTCCAATGGCTAGTGCAGCCACTATGTTGGCTTGGGGAGTGGTGGACTATCCGCAAGCCTATTCACAAAGTGGCCAAATGCAGCATATTAAAAATAATTTGCGTTATATTGCTGATTATTTTGTAAAAGCCCACCCTTCGGCCAATATTTTCTATGGTCAAGTAGGTACCGGTAGTGGAGATCATGCGTGGTGGGGACCGGTTGAAGTGATACACGCAACCTCTCGATCTGCATCTGAGCGTCCATCATTTTCACTGTCACCGACTTGTCCTGGTTCTGATTTAGCAGGAGAAACCGCCGCAGCGCTATCGGCTATTGCAATGGTCTTTACTGATGATGATCCAAACTATTCCGCACAGTTGATCAACCACGCTAAAGAGTTGTATACCTTTGCGAAAACCTATCCTGGAAAGTACAGTGACTGTATCACAGATGCGTCAGGATTCTATAATTCCTGGAGTGGGTACAAGGATGAACTTGTATGGTCAGCAATTTGGTTACACCGTGCCACTGGTGATCAAAGCTACCTGGATTCTGCGATTGCCAATTATGAAAATCTAAGTAATGAAGGACAGTCATCGGTAAAAGCATATAAATGGACACACGCCTGGGATGATAAGTCTTATGGTTCTTATGTCTTAATAGCTGCGTTAACTGATGATTCAGTGTATCGCGAGGATGCTGAACGTTGGTTAGATTATTGGACAACAGGTGTTAATGGTGAACGTGTAAATTACACTCCTGGAGGCTTAGCGCAACTGGATACATGGGGGGCGACACGCTATGCAGCAAACACGTCTTTTGTCGCGTTATTTTATTCAGATTATCTCAAGCGTTTACAACCTGATAATCCTCGTGCAAAAATTTATTATGATTTTGCCGTCGGTCAGATGAAATATATTATGGGGGATAACCCCAACAAGATTCCCTACCAAATTGGTATTGCACCAAACGGGCCGAAAAACCCCCATCATCGAACTGCACATGGTTCCTGGTCGGACAGTCTACAATTTCCGGTAGAGAGTCGTCATTTATTAATTGGTGCATTAGTTGGCGGGCCCGGAAGTGGTGACGCATATGAGGATGATCGTGGAGACTACATTGCCAATGAAGTGGCAACCGATTACAACGCAGGTTTCACATCGGCTTTAGCGCGTTTGTATCTCGATTTTGGTGGTAACCCTATTCCTGAAAGTGAATTCCCGCCAAAAGAAACGCGTGACTTGGAATATTATGTTGAGGCAAAAGTAAACTCATCTGGACCTCGATATATTGAAATAGGCTCATTGGTTCACAATCATTCTGCATGGCCAGCTAAAGTGATCACTGACCTAAAATTTCGTTACTGGGTGGATTTAAGTACAGAGTTTTCACTAGGCTACTCATTGAATGATATTACTGTGAGTACAGGGTTTAGCCAAGCAGCAACTATTTCGCCCTTAAAACCCTGGGGCAATCCGGAAGACGACATCTACTATACAGAGGTCTCTTTTAACGGTATTAAAATATTCCCTGGTGGGCAATCTGAATCAAAGAAAGAAGTACAATTTAGAATATCTCTGCCAACAAACAATAATCAACCCGAATGGGATAACGAGGGAGATCCTTCCTGGGACAGCTACGGTAACAGTCATGTACAAGCACCAAAAATTGCGCTGTACAGTGGTGAACAGCTGGTATGGGGTGAAGAGCCTTCAGCTCCTTGTGGTGGAAGCACCGGCATAAACTGTCCTCCGACAGCACAAGACGTTAATGTTGACACATTTTATCAAACGGAGGTTGAGATAATGTTCAACGCAGATGATGTCGATGGTCAAGTGGTCTCATTTAATTCTGGTTTTCCAGGTAATGGTACATTGTCTGGAACTGGGGCTAGTCGGTTGTACACACCCGATGAAACGTTTTTCGGTCAAGATAGTTTCACTTATTCTGCCGTTGATAATCAAGGGAGAATATCAAATACGGCAACTGTTACTATTAATGTTGAAGAGCCGATAATTCCAGCAGTAAGTATAGTTTCACCAGCCGACGGTAGTGAAGTTTATACCAACCGTAATTTCATGATTAATTTTAATATGTCTAATGCATATGCAGTAAATATAATAGTTAATGGTGCTCAAGTTGCTACTGGCGTTACTGGGCCATCTTCACTGATTACGTCACCTACAACTATTGGGAGTTTCCTGGTGGAAGTTCTTGCCGTTGATGAACAGGGTAATTATGTCGGAGCTAGTGATAGTATTATGTTGAATGCTGTAGAACCTCCGCCCAACACGCCACCGGTTGCAGATTTTTCTGAAGAAACGAAGGGACTGACTGTTATTTTTGATGGATCTACGTCGAGTGATGCGGATGGCGATATACTAATTTATCAATGGGATTTTGGTGATAACACTATTGGTAGTGGTGAAAATGTCGAACATACATATGTCAGTGAAGGCCAGTACAACGTAATATTGACAGTGAGTGACGGCATAGATAGCCATACGACTAAGCGCATGATTTCAGTTACTGCTCCTCCTGCTAGTGCAACCTGTGATTACAGCATAGAGTCTGATTGGAATTCCGGTTTTGTTGCGAAGGTAAATATTACTAACAAAACAAGTGAATCGATCAATGGTTGGGAAGTTTCATGGAAGTTGCCAACAGATTTTGGGTTGAGTAATGCTTGGAGTGCAACTGTAATAGGGAGTAATCCGTACTCAGCAACTCCACTGGATTGGAATCTTACCATTGAGCCTGGACAGTCAGTAGAGTTCGGTTTCCAAGGCACTAAATCTGTTGATTTACCAGTGCCACAATTTGAACTTACTGGAGATGTTTGTCAGTAA
- a CDS encoding MFS transporter, with product MTENNGPLLGKHYWGLLVLFLAVFLVAGDFTAFSPALPSIANTFSVEITTVHWVVNSYSLSYGVLIVTAGRLADIYGRKHIFIAGVVVFAVFSIIGGLASHIWVLLISRAFMGLGGALIWSAILGMAYNLLPTEKAGLAGGFMLASLGLATSCGPVIGGFLSEYISWRWILFINFPMALITAFLCWCRYPAEKLSRVKEGIDYSGVITLSISLFLFLLAMDLLTQNIFNIVLFSVILSISLFLILLFFWVERKNGRDALIPIELMNNRSFMTAGLSVFLVAIAFFASLVYVPLLLIKIYQYTALQAGVALLPMMVASGVFALLSGFLYEKVGKKVLICIGALGMSLGLFWLANLGGRDNYFQFVPGLLLVGIGLGIYSPTIVTAAVTVVDPTESSLAGAIIYMFRFIGGALGLGINATILATAPNLEVGIRWVFTVDAFVTLIGFVVSLLYCRISPGPVFRR from the coding sequence ATGACAGAAAATAATGGACCGCTATTGGGAAAGCACTATTGGGGACTACTGGTTCTTTTCCTGGCTGTATTCCTTGTGGCTGGTGACTTTACAGCCTTTTCTCCAGCACTGCCATCAATAGCAAACACTTTTTCGGTTGAAATAACAACCGTTCACTGGGTAGTAAATTCATACTCTTTATCCTATGGAGTGTTGATAGTTACCGCTGGTCGTCTGGCAGACATTTATGGGCGTAAGCATATATTTATTGCAGGAGTCGTAGTATTTGCTGTTTTCTCTATTATCGGTGGCTTGGCATCGCATATTTGGGTCCTTTTAATTTCACGTGCTTTTATGGGGCTTGGTGGTGCATTGATCTGGTCTGCGATATTAGGTATGGCTTACAACCTTTTACCTACTGAGAAAGCGGGGCTGGCCGGTGGGTTTATGTTAGCTTCACTCGGTTTGGCTACATCTTGTGGGCCGGTGATAGGGGGGTTCTTGTCCGAGTATATTAGTTGGAGGTGGATCCTGTTTATCAATTTTCCCATGGCACTAATCACTGCATTCTTATGCTGGTGCAGATACCCTGCCGAAAAATTAAGCCGAGTAAAAGAGGGCATTGATTACAGTGGTGTGATCACACTTTCCATTTCACTTTTTCTATTCCTGTTGGCGATGGATTTGTTGACTCAGAATATTTTTAATATTGTTTTATTTTCTGTTATCTTGTCGATCAGTCTTTTTCTTATTTTGTTGTTCTTTTGGGTTGAGCGCAAAAATGGGCGTGATGCATTGATTCCAATTGAGCTGATGAATAATCGTAGTTTTATGACAGCTGGGTTGAGTGTGTTTCTGGTTGCTATTGCCTTCTTTGCCTCTCTGGTATATGTCCCACTTCTTCTTATAAAAATATACCAATATACAGCTCTTCAGGCGGGGGTTGCATTGTTACCCATGATGGTTGCCTCTGGGGTTTTTGCACTCCTCTCGGGGTTTCTCTATGAGAAGGTTGGGAAGAAAGTGCTGATCTGCATAGGAGCGCTGGGGATGAGCCTGGGTCTTTTTTGGCTGGCGAACTTAGGTGGACGAGATAACTACTTTCAATTTGTTCCAGGTCTGCTTTTGGTCGGGATAGGCTTGGGGATCTATAGTCCTACTATTGTTACTGCTGCTGTTACAGTTGTTGATCCCACTGAATCAAGCCTTGCCGGAGCCATTATTTATATGTTCAGGTTTATTGGTGGTGCACTTGGGCTTGGGATAAATGCGACAATTTTAGCCACGGCTCCAAATCTTGAAGTTGGTATTCGCTGGGTATTCACTGTGGATGCTTTTGTTACTCTTATCGGCTTTGTTGTTTCTCTACTCTACTGCAGGATCAGTCCAGGGCCAGTATTTAGGCGTTAG
- a CDS encoding LysE family translocator, which produces MNTDVWLAYFSVVIIAVVLPGPATMLAAVHSIKYGVPKSLTTISGAASGVILISTLSVLGVGSIAYFSGIAFTIIRVAGALYLIFLGVLLWKKGISLVENYGVDKDSNIFGMYRQGLLVSITSPKTLTVSTAIFPQFIDPAFDLSAQFVVMISTFAILTTLYLLVTVYLANRTIGSLGDNVSYIFGKVIGGTMASIGGVLVVSAGRGIIKE; this is translated from the coding sequence ATGAACACTGATGTTTGGTTGGCTTATTTTTCGGTGGTTATTATCGCGGTAGTTTTACCTGGGCCGGCGACTATGTTGGCAGCAGTCCATAGTATTAAATATGGGGTGCCTAAATCATTAACAACGATCTCTGGAGCAGCTTCGGGGGTTATACTTATTTCAACTTTATCAGTATTGGGTGTTGGATCAATAGCTTATTTTTCAGGGATAGCTTTTACGATTATCAGAGTTGCTGGAGCATTATACTTAATATTTTTAGGTGTCCTACTTTGGAAAAAGGGTATCTCCCTGGTTGAAAATTATGGGGTTGATAAAGATAGTAATATCTTTGGTATGTATAGGCAGGGGTTACTGGTTTCAATAACGAGCCCGAAAACACTTACGGTATCAACAGCTATTTTTCCACAGTTTATAGACCCTGCATTCGATCTTAGTGCTCAGTTCGTAGTGATGATAAGTACGTTTGCGATTCTAACTACTCTTTATTTGCTAGTCACGGTTTATCTCGCTAACCGAACTATAGGTAGTTTGGGTGACAATGTTTCGTATATTTTTGGTAAAGTGATTGGCGGCACAATGGCGAGCATAGGAGGAGTTTTAGTTGTTTCTGCTGGCAGGGGAATCATAAAAGAGTGA
- a CDS encoding LysE family translocator produces the protein MDINDLITFIVVATLLVISPGPNSILIAKTVPLSGQKPGFANIGGFVAAFYVHGTLSIFGISILLVQSAQAFFIFKILGAAYLIWVGIKSLISALKAGNAGLPVSAQKNIKPASIRTAFLEGFFTNVLNPKVSLFYLAAFPQFMSIHEGVVNAYTLVTAHAMVNFVWFSIMVFTLSRIKFAANNVRFKRWINSITGIVFIGFGSKLALMKSG, from the coding sequence GTGGATATAAATGACCTCATAACTTTTATAGTGGTAGCGACTTTATTGGTTATTTCACCTGGTCCGAATAGTATTCTTATCGCTAAAACAGTTCCATTATCCGGGCAAAAACCCGGATTCGCTAATATAGGGGGGTTCGTTGCTGCTTTTTACGTACATGGTACATTATCCATATTTGGCATTTCTATTCTTCTTGTTCAATCCGCTCAAGCATTCTTTATCTTCAAAATATTAGGCGCTGCTTATTTAATCTGGGTTGGCATTAAATCATTAATTAGTGCTTTGAAAGCTGGTAATGCAGGTTTGCCAGTTTCAGCTCAGAAAAATATTAAGCCCGCCTCGATACGTACTGCGTTTTTAGAGGGGTTCTTCACAAACGTGCTCAATCCCAAAGTGTCATTGTTCTATTTGGCAGCCTTTCCACAGTTCATGTCGATACATGAGGGGGTTGTAAATGCATATACATTGGTGACTGCACACGCGATGGTTAACTTTGTGTGGTTTTCTATAATGGTATTTACATTGTCGCGTATCAAATTTGCCGCAAATAACGTTAGGTTTAAAAGGTGGATAAATTCCATAACCGGTATAGTATTTATTGGTTTCGGCTCTAAGCTGGCTTTAATGAAAAGTGGCTAG